A genomic stretch from Gorilla gorilla gorilla isolate KB3781 chromosome 20, NHGRI_mGorGor1-v2.1_pri, whole genome shotgun sequence includes:
- the LRP3 gene encoding low-density lipoprotein receptor-related protein 3 gives MEKRAAAGLEGAPGARAQLAVVCLVNIFLTGRLSSAVPALAACSGKLEQHTERRGVIYSPAWPLNYPPGTNCSWYIQGDRGDMITISFRNFDVEESHQCSLDWLLLGPAAPPRQEAFRLCGSAIPPAFISARDHVWIFFHSDASSSGQAQGFRLSYIRGKLGQASCQADEFRCDNGKCLPGPWQCNTVDECGDGSDEGNCSAPASEPPGSLCPGGTFPCSGARSTRCLPVERRCDGLQDCGDGSDEAGCPDLACGRRLGSFYGSFASPDLFGAARGPSDLHCTWLVDTQDSRRVLLQLELRLGYDDYVQVYEGLGERGDRLLQTLSYRSNHRPVSLEAAQGRLTVAYHARARSAGHGFNATYQVKGYCLPWEQPCGSSSDSDGGSPGDQGCFSEPQRCDGWWHCASGRDEQGCPACPPDQYPCEGGSGLCYTPADRCNNQKSCPDGADEKNCFSCQPGTFHCGTNLCIFETWRCDGQEDCQDGSDEHGCLAAVPRKVITAALIGSLVCGLLLVIALGCAFKLYSLRTQEYRAFETQMTRLEAEFVRREAPPSYGQLIAQGLIPPVEDFPVYSASQASVLQNLRTAMRRQMRRHASRRGPSRRRLGRLWNRLFHRPRAPRGQIPLLTAARPSQTVLGDGFLQPAPGAAPDPPAPLMDTGSTRAAGDRPPSAPGRAPEVGPSGPPLPSGLRDPECRPVDKDRKVCREPLADGPAPADAPREPCSAQDPHPQASTASSTLGPHSPEPLGVCRNPPPTCSPMLEASDDEALLVC, from the exons ATGGAGAAGCGCGCGGCCGCGGGGCTGGAGGGCGCGCCGGGCGCCCGGGCGCAGCTGGCCGTCGTCTGTTTGG TGAACATCTTTCTCACTGGGAGACTCAGCAGTGCGGTTCCTGCCTTAG CGGCCTGCAGTGGGAAGCTGGAGCAGCACACGGAGCGGCGTGGGGTCATCTACAGCCCGGCCTGGCCCCTCAACTACCCGCCAGGCACCAACTGCAGCTGGTACATCCAGGGCGACCGTGGTGACATGATTACCATCAG CTTCCGCAACTTTGACGTGGAGGAGTCCCACCAGTGCTCCCTGGACTGGCTCCTGCTGGGCCCAGCAGCCCCACCCCGCCAGGAGGCCTTCCGCCTCTGTGGCTCCGCCATCCCACCTGCCTTCATCTCTGCCCGCGACCATGTCTGGATTTTCTTCCACTCAGACGCCTCCAGCTCCGGCCAGGCCCAGGGCTTCCGTCTGTCTTACATCCGAG GGAAGCTGGGCCAGGCATCCTGCCAGGCAGATGAGTTCCGCTGTGACAACGGCAAGTGCCTGCCCGGCCCGTGGCAGTGCAACACGGTGGACGAGTGTGGAGACGGCTCTGATGAGGGCAACTGCTCGGCGCCGGCCTCCGAGCCTCCCGGCAGCCTGTGCCCCGGGGGGACCTTCCCATGCAGCGGGGCGCGCTCCACGCGCTGCCTGCCTGTGGAGCGGCGCTGTGACGGCTTGCAGGACTGCGGCGACGGCTCGGATGAGGCGGGCTGCCCTGACCTGGCGTGCGGCCGGCGGCTGGGCAGCTTCTACGGCTCCTTTGCCTCCCCAGACCTGTTTGGCGCCGCTCGCGGGCCGTCAGACCTTCACTGCACGTGGCTGGTGGACACACAGGACTCCCGGCGGGTGCTGCTGCAGCTGGAACTGCGGCTGGGCTACGATGACTACGTGCAGGTATACGAGGGCCTGGGCGAGCGCGGGGACCGCCTGCTGCAGACGCTGTCCTACCGCAGCAACCACCGGCCCGTGAGCCTGGAGGCCGCCCAGGGCCGCCTCACCGTGGCCTACCACGCGCGCGCCCGCAGCGCCGGCCACGGCTTCAATGCCACCTACCAGGTGAAGGGCTATTGCCTCCCCTGGGAGCAGCCGTGCGGGAGCAGTAGTGACAGTGACGGGGGCAGCCCGGGCGACCAGGGCTGCTTCTCGGAGCCACAGCGCTGTGATGGCTGGTGGCATTGTGCCAGCGGCCGAGACGAGCAGGGCTGCCCTGCCTGCCCGCCCGACCAGTACCCCTGCGAGGGTGGCAGTGGTCTGTGCTACACGCCTGCTGACCGCTGCAACAACCAGAAAAGCTGTCCCGACGGCGCCGATGAGAAGAACTGCTTCTCCTGCCAGCCCGGCACCTTCCACTGCGGTACCAACCTGTGCATCTTCGAGACGTGGCGCTGTGACGGCCAGGAAGACTGCCAGGATGGCAGCGATGAGCATGGGTGCCTGGCCGCCGTGCCCCGCAAGGTCATCACGGCGGCGCTCATCGGCAGCCTGGTGTGCGGCCTGCTGCTGGTCATCGCGCTGGGCTGCGCCTTCAAGCTCTACTCACTGCGCACGCAGGAGTACAG GGCCTTCGAGACCCAGATGACGCGCCTGGAGGCTGAGTTCGTGCGGCGGGAGGCACCCCCATCCTATGGTCAGCTCATCGCCCAGGGCCTCATTCCACCCGTGGAGGACTTTCCTGTCTACAGTGCGTCCCAG GCCTCTGTGCTGCAGAATCTTCGCACAGCCATGCGGAGACAGATGCGTCGGCACGCCTCCCGCCGGGGGCCCTCCCGCCGCCGCCTCGGCCGCCTCTGGAACCGGCTCTTTCACCGGCCGCGGGCGCCCCGAGGCCAGATCCCACTGCTGACCGCAGCACGCCCCTCACAGACCGTGCTGGGCGATGGGTTCCTCCAGCCTGCTCCAGGGGCTGCCCCCGACCCCCCAGCACCGCTCATGGACACAGGCAGCACCAGGGCGGCCGGAGACAGGCCCCCCAGTGCCCCCGGCCGTGCACCGGAGGTGGGACCTTCGGGGCCACCCTTGCCCTCGGGCCTGCGAGACCCAGAGTGCAGGCCTGTGGACAAGGACAGAAAGGTCTGCAGGGAGCCACTGGCAGACGGCCCAGCTCCTGCGGATGCACCTCGGGAGCCCTGCTCGGCCCAGGACCCGCACCCCCAGGCCTCCACTGCCAGCAGCACCCTGGGCCCCCACTCGCCAGAGCCACTGGGGGTCTGCAGGAACCCCCCGCCCACCTGCTCCCCAATGCTGGAGGCCAGCGATGATGAGGCCCTGTTGGTCTGTTGA
- the SLC7A10 gene encoding asc-type amino acid transporter 1 — MAGHTQQPSGRGNPRPAPSPSPVPGPVPGASERVALKKEIGLLSACTIIIGNIIGSGIFISPKGVLEHSGSVGLALFVWVLGGGVTALGSLCYAELGVAIPKSGGDYAYVTEIFGGLAGFLLLWSAVLIMYPTSLAVISMTFSNYVLQPVFPNCIPPTAASRVLSMACLMLLTWVNSSSVRWATRIQDMFTGGKLLALSLIIGVGLLQIFQGHFEELRPSNAFAFWMTPSVGHLALAFLQGSFAFSGWNFLNYVTEEMVDARKNLPRAIFISIPLVTFVYTFTNIAYFTAMSPQELLSSNAVAVTFGEKLLGYFSWVMPVSVALSTFGGINGYLFTYSRLCFSGAREGHLPSLLAMIHVRHCTPIPALLVCCGATAIIMLVGDTYTLINYVSFINYLCYGVTILGLLLLRWRRPALHRPIKVNLLIPVAYLVFWAFLLVFSFISEPMVCGVGVIIILTGVPIFFLGVFWRSKPKCVHRLTESMTHWGQELCFVVYPQDAPEEEENGPCPPSLLPATDKPSKPQ, encoded by the exons GGAACATCATCGGCTCAGGCATCTTCATCTCGCCCAAGGGGGTCCTGGAGCACTCAGGCTCCGTGGGTCTGGCCCTGTTCGTCTGGGTCCTGGGTGGGGGCGTGACGGCTCTGGGCTCCCTCTGCTATGCAGAGCTGGGAGTCGCCATCCCCAAGTCTGGCGGGGACTACGCCTACGTCACAGAGATCTTCGGGGGCCTGGCTGG CTTTCTGCTGCTCTGGAGCGCCGTCCTCATCATGTACCCCACCAGCCTTGCTGTCATCTCCATGACCTTCTCCAACTACGTGCTGCAGCCCGTGTTCCCCAACTGCATCCcccccaccgcagcctcccgGGTGCTGTCCATGGCCTGCCTGA TGCTCCTGACATGGGTGAACAGCTCCAGTGTGCGCTGGGCCACGCGCATCCAGGACATGTTCACAGGCGGGAAGCTGCTGGCCTTGTCCCTCATCATCGGCGTGGGCCTTCTCCAGATCTTCCAAG GACACTTCGAGGAGCTGAGGCCCAGCAATGCCTTTGCTTTCTGGATGACGCCCTCCGTGGGACACCTGGCCCTGGCCTTCCTCCAGGGCTCCTTCGCCTTCAGTGGCTGGAACTTCCTCAACTATGTCACCGAGGAGATGGTTGACGCCCGAAA GAACCTACCTCGCGCCATCTTCATCTCCATCCCACTGGTGACCTTCGTGTACACGTTCACCAACATTGCCTACTTCACGGCCATGTCCCCCCAGGAGCTGCTCTCCTCCAATGCAGTGGCTGTG ACCTTCGGGGAGAAGCTGCTGGGCTACTTTTCTTGGGTCATGCCCGTCTCCGTGGCTCTGTCAACCTTCGGAGGGATCAATGGCTACCTGTTCACCTACTCCAG GCTGTGCTTCTCTGGAGCCCGCGAGGGGCATCTGCCCAGCCTGCTGGCCATGATCCACGTCAGACACTGCACCCCCATCCCCGCCCTCCTCGTCTGT TGCGGGGCCACAGCCATCATCATGCTCGTGGGCGACACGTACACGCTCATCAACTATGTGTCCTTCATCAACTACCTCTGCTACGGCGTCACCATCCTGGGCCTGCTGCTGCTGCGCTGGAGGCGGCCTGCACTCCACAGGCCCATCAAG GTGAACCTTCTCATCCCCGTGGCGTACTTGGTCTTCTGGGCCTTCCTGCTGGTCTTCAGCTTCATCTCAGAGCCTATGGTCTGTGGGGTCGGCGTCATCATCATCCTTACAGGGGTGCCCATTTTCTTTCTGGGAGTGTTCTGGAGAAGCAAACCAAAGTGTGTGCACAGACTCACAG AGTCCATGACACACTGGGGCCAGGAGCTATGTTTCGTGGTCTACCCCCAGGACGCCCCCGAAGAGGAGGAGAATGGCCCCTGCCCACCCTCCCTGCTGCCTGCCACAGACAAGCCCTCGAAGCCACAATGA